One window from the genome of Mucilaginibacter ginsenosidivorans encodes:
- the nuoK gene encoding NADH-quinone oxidoreductase subunit NuoK: MISLTDFLIVSAALFCTGIFVVLTKKNAVQVLIGIELMLNAANLNLVAFGRYDRLANGGQIFTLFSITLAAATTAVALAIILNVYKRYKTIDPSKTDSLKD, from the coding sequence ATGATCTCACTAACTGATTTCCTGATTGTTAGCGCTGCGCTGTTTTGCACGGGAATATTTGTTGTACTAACAAAAAAGAACGCCGTACAGGTTTTGATCGGTATTGAATTGATGCTAAACGCCGCTAACCTTAACCTGGTGGCCTTCGGGAGATACGACAGGCTGGCAAACGGGGGACAAATATTTACCTTGTTTTCAATAACGCTGGCCGCCGCCACTACGGCAGTGGCCCTGGCCATCATTTTGAACGTGTACAAACGCTATAAAACCATCGACCCGTCAAAAACGGATAGTTTAAAAGATTGA
- a CDS encoding ammonium transporter, with protein sequence MKRYFPFLLIVGVLILTFIFPSVEFHNVAENPKFDTGDIAWMLMSTALVLIMTPGLAFFYGGMVNKKNVISTMLQSVICMVIITVMWGIFGFSLAFGDSIGGIIGNPSTYFMMKGMLGNATWKLAPTIPLLLFAMYQLKFAIITPALITGAFAERIRFNSYIIFLCLFSIFIFSPLAHSTWHPDGILAKLGVLDFAGGTVVHMSAGWAALASAIYLKGRSEANHAPARVTYVIIGTGLLWFGWFGFNAGSAFGANHLAVNALATSTTASAAAGLTWIFFDMLRGKKPSAMGTCIGAVVGLVAITPAAGFVSVPHSLAIGIISAVVSNLVVEWRTRTSIDDTLDVFPCHGVGGMVGMLLTGVFAHQNVNAANVTGDGLFFGHTHLFYVQCIALVAASVFSFFGSLLLLKITDMISPLRVSAEEETIGLDISQHGERL encoded by the coding sequence ATGAAACGTTATTTTCCCTTCCTGCTCATAGTAGGCGTACTGATCTTAACTTTTATCTTTCCATCTGTCGAATTTCACAACGTAGCCGAAAATCCCAAGTTCGATACCGGCGATATAGCCTGGATGTTGATGTCGACCGCATTGGTACTTATCATGACACCGGGTCTTGCTTTCTTTTACGGCGGTATGGTGAATAAGAAAAACGTGATCTCGACCATGCTCCAAAGCGTCATTTGTATGGTCATCATTACCGTAATGTGGGGAATTTTTGGTTTTAGTCTTGCCTTCGGCGATTCAATCGGCGGGATAATTGGTAACCCATCCACCTACTTCATGATGAAAGGGATGCTGGGCAACGCAACCTGGAAACTGGCCCCAACTATTCCATTGCTGCTTTTTGCCATGTACCAGCTAAAGTTCGCCATTATTACCCCTGCGCTCATTACCGGGGCCTTTGCCGAGCGTATCCGCTTTAACAGCTATATCATATTCCTTTGCTTATTCTCGATATTCATCTTTTCACCCCTTGCACACTCTACCTGGCACCCCGACGGCATATTAGCCAAATTGGGCGTACTGGACTTTGCGGGTGGTACGGTGGTGCACATGTCTGCGGGTTGGGCGGCGCTGGCATCAGCCATATACCTTAAAGGGCGCAGCGAAGCTAATCATGCGCCGGCCCGTGTCACTTATGTCATCATAGGAACCGGCCTGCTTTGGTTTGGTTGGTTTGGGTTTAATGCCGGTTCGGCCTTTGGTGCGAATCACCTGGCGGTAAATGCGCTGGCAACAAGCACCACAGCATCAGCAGCAGCCGGTTTGACCTGGATATTTTTTGATATGCTTCGCGGCAAAAAGCCTTCAGCTATGGGCACCTGTATCGGAGCCGTGGTTGGCCTGGTTGCTATTACGCCTGCGGCGGGTTTTGTATCGGTGCCACATTCACTGGCCATCGGCATTATTTCGGCCGTCGTAAGTAACCTGGTAGTTGAATGGCGCACGCGCACCTCTATCGATGATACGCTTGACGTGTTCCCTTGCCATGGCGTGGGTGGTATGGTGGGTATGCTGCTTACCGGGGTATTCGCTCACCAAAATGTTAATGCTGCCAATGTAACCGGCGATGGCTTGTTTTTCGGGCACACGCACTTATTCTATGTTCAGTGTATCGCGCTGGTGGCCGCTTCGGTATTCTCCTTCTTTGGTTCTTTATTGCTGCTGAAAATAACCGATATGATATCACCTTTGCGCGTTTCTGCTGAAGAAGAAACCATCGGCCTGGACATCAGCCAGCACGGCGAAAGATTATAA
- a CDS encoding 4Fe-4S binding protein — MFKRFINGFKTAWKGLSLTIGHLFAQNSKRKIMPVSSDNYFKQMEGTNTIQYPKQQLPVPEVGRYQLEVEIDDCIVCDLCAKICPVDCIDIEQIKATELIGTTSDGSPKRIYAAKFDIDMAKCMYCGLCTIVCPTECIIMTNQYDRTVFELKDLTYEFSDMTPAEAADKRELLEKQLAEKQAAKEAAMKQREGGV; from the coding sequence ATGTTTAAGAGATTCATTAACGGTTTTAAAACAGCATGGAAGGGGCTTTCCCTTACCATCGGGCACCTGTTTGCACAAAACAGCAAACGGAAAATAATGCCGGTTAGCTCCGATAATTATTTTAAGCAGATGGAAGGCACCAACACCATCCAATATCCTAAACAGCAATTGCCAGTTCCCGAAGTTGGCCGCTACCAATTAGAGGTGGAAATAGATGATTGCATTGTTTGTGACCTTTGCGCTAAAATATGCCCGGTGGATTGTATCGATATTGAGCAGATAAAAGCTACTGAACTGATCGGTACTACCTCGGATGGTAGCCCGAAGCGTATCTATGCTGCCAAATTCGACATCGATATGGCCAAATGCATGTATTGTGGTCTGTGCACCATCGTGTGCCCTACCGAATGCATCATCATGACCAACCAATACGACAGGACAGTTTTTGAATTGAAGGACCTTACCTATGAATTTTCGGATATGACACCCGCGGAAGCCGCCGACAAACGCGAATTGCTGGAAAAGCAACTTGCAGAAAAGCAAGCCGCTAAAGAGGCGGCCATGAAACAAAGGGAGGGCGGGGTATGA
- a CDS encoding NADH-quinone oxidoreductase subunit N: protein MHDLLPFLPGQLNQVLDSISLLIPELYLSGLFLMILVTDLLFGKNSGWLCRILACAGLVVVLFKDLQQLGLVVNNGFPFFNEMLLLHRTSVTFKALIDMFSIILLIYFEWDDELRSHTKKLPGLYAIAIAAILGLHLMAMSINLLSIYVSIEMVSIASYLMVAYHTENKFSSEAGLKYVLFGAASSAIMLYGISLLYGFTGSLNLLTGNMLPGLLHANSMAVSLAFALVFVGIGFKLSFVPMHFWVPDIYQGAPTPVSAFLSTVPKIATFCLLINFLIPFLYYPKWDMHDFKLALSVAGIVTMIAGNFAAVLQNNIKRMLAYSSIGHTGFALMALAAFNDAGKTALSFYLVAYSLASIGTWMLATYFADAAKAEDMTAYKGLGFKYPLAGVLFVILLISLTGIPLTAGFNGKLVVFSAAYSAYQQSHYIWTLLLMITGAVTTVVSLFYYIKIPLNLFLRKTERSTGFASPNKYLLAGVAIITILVIYLGFFPDILIKNL, encoded by the coding sequence ATGCACGACCTGTTACCATTTCTTCCCGGGCAGTTAAACCAGGTATTGGACAGTATCAGTTTGCTGATACCAGAGCTATACTTGTCCGGGTTATTCCTCATGATATTGGTAACCGATCTTTTGTTCGGTAAAAACTCGGGCTGGTTATGCAGGATATTAGCCTGCGCCGGGCTCGTCGTTGTCCTTTTTAAGGACCTTCAGCAATTGGGGCTTGTTGTCAATAATGGCTTCCCGTTTTTTAACGAAATGCTGTTGCTGCATCGAACATCAGTGACGTTTAAGGCGCTTATTGATATGTTCTCCATCATACTCCTAATATATTTTGAGTGGGACGATGAACTGCGATCGCACACGAAAAAGTTGCCGGGGCTGTATGCTATTGCCATTGCCGCTATACTCGGCCTGCATTTGATGGCGATGTCGATAAACTTGTTATCTATCTATGTATCTATCGAGATGGTTTCTATTGCTTCCTATTTAATGGTGGCCTATCATACAGAAAATAAATTCAGCAGCGAGGCGGGCTTAAAGTACGTGCTTTTTGGCGCAGCCTCTTCTGCTATTATGTTATATGGTATATCACTGCTATACGGTTTCACCGGATCATTGAATTTGCTGACCGGCAATATGCTTCCCGGCCTTTTACACGCTAATTCAATGGCGGTGTCGTTGGCATTTGCCCTGGTATTTGTGGGTATTGGCTTTAAATTATCGTTTGTCCCCATGCACTTTTGGGTGCCTGATATTTACCAGGGCGCACCTACGCCTGTTTCTGCTTTCTTATCCACCGTTCCCAAAATAGCCACTTTCTGCCTGCTAATAAATTTCCTTATCCCATTCCTGTATTATCCAAAGTGGGATATGCACGATTTCAAGCTGGCGCTATCGGTGGCAGGCATTGTTACCATGATAGCCGGTAACTTTGCTGCCGTGCTTCAAAATAACATCAAACGAATGCTGGCTTATTCCAGCATCGGGCATACCGGGTTTGCCTTGATGGCGCTTGCTGCATTTAACGATGCGGGAAAAACCGCGTTATCCTTTTACCTGGTGGCTTATTCACTGGCAAGCATCGGCACATGGATGTTGGCAACATATTTCGCTGATGCGGCGAAGGCCGAAGACATGACAGCTTATAAGGGCCTTGGCTTTAAATATCCCCTGGCTGGGGTATTATTTGTTATCCTGTTGATATCGCTGACAGGCATACCGCTTACAGCAGGGTTTAATGGTAAACTGGTTGTTTTTTCAGCGGCATATTCCGCCTACCAACAAAGCCATTATATCTGGACGTTGCTATTAATGATAACCGGCGCCGTGACAACCGTGGTCTCTTTGTTCTATTATATAAAAATTCCGCTCAATTTATTCCTTCGTAAAACAGAAAGGAGCACCGGCTTCGCTTCACCAAATAAGTATTTGCTGGCAGGTGTTGCAATAATTACAATATTGGTTATTTATTTGGGCTTTTTCCCGGATATTTTGATTAAAAATTTGTAA
- a CDS encoding NADH-quinone oxidoreductase subunit 5 family protein: protein METFLQQADTLTIKFASGAVLLPLFAAVIGFCLPARSKVSGWLSTFAIFISAALSVAVFSKVWNQHPVHQQQLWFTIGETKVYAGLLLNNLSVLMLVLVSVIALPVHIYSAAYMKNDERYGRYFTYLSFFCFSMLALVVIDNLVLFYVFWELVGFSSYLLIGFWRTKQKAVIANKKAFIMNRIGDIGLLSAIIIIFTSTRSFDIDHLFGANAFVKTAAGQVTGIWQYIAFAGLFLAVAAKSAQFPLHTWLPDAMEGPTSISALIHAATMVAAGVFLLGRFYPIFNQHELTILAIAGCFTAFMAATIALTKNDLKRVLAYSTISQLGYMVMAMGIGAYSSSLFHLAAHAFFKCLLFLAAGVIIHEVQHIKDEYHLTIDPQNILYMGGLRKKMPLTFIACIVGGLALVGLPLTSGYLSKDGILIQSFEWSEGKNWIYKLIPIGALVTSWLTAFYVARLIAKVFFGEFKMIQFNPSIKLHIGDGGWQYRVPLMFLSVCCLFPLFSFNPVLYERAWIFSGFPVITGLDRVNIYHTIIPVLVNLVAVLVLYWAWSIYIKLKALPLPESGFLFRLSYNEWYIDKLYQKVVVLPVMALSKTARWFDLNIIDGFIHLLANIGVAGSKIAGWSDRYIIDGILHMVASLVVAIGSFARRFQNGRVQYYLFSMLAVILVIFILKTVF, encoded by the coding sequence TTGGAGACCTTTTTACAGCAGGCAGATACATTAACCATTAAGTTCGCATCAGGCGCAGTATTGCTGCCCTTGTTTGCCGCTGTAATTGGGTTTTGCCTTCCCGCGCGATCAAAAGTCTCAGGCTGGTTATCTACCTTTGCTATTTTTATAAGCGCGGCGTTGTCTGTTGCTGTTTTCTCAAAGGTTTGGAACCAGCACCCGGTACATCAGCAGCAATTATGGTTCACCATTGGCGAAACCAAAGTATACGCAGGCCTATTGCTCAATAATCTTTCGGTATTGATGCTGGTGCTGGTTTCGGTGATAGCGTTGCCTGTGCATATCTATTCTGCGGCATACATGAAAAATGACGAACGGTATGGGCGTTATTTTACTTATCTCAGCTTCTTCTGCTTTAGCATGCTGGCCCTGGTAGTGATAGATAACCTGGTGTTATTTTATGTTTTTTGGGAACTGGTAGGGTTTTCGTCGTATCTCCTCATTGGTTTCTGGCGCACAAAGCAAAAGGCGGTTATAGCTAATAAGAAAGCTTTTATTATGAACAGGATAGGGGACATTGGTCTCCTTTCAGCCATTATTATCATCTTCACCTCTACCCGCAGTTTCGATATCGATCATCTGTTCGGTGCAAATGCTTTTGTCAAAACAGCCGCCGGGCAGGTGACGGGCATTTGGCAATACATCGCTTTCGCGGGGCTTTTTTTGGCGGTGGCAGCTAAATCGGCACAGTTCCCGTTGCATACCTGGCTGCCCGACGCTATGGAAGGGCCCACATCTATTTCCGCGCTTATTCATGCTGCCACCATGGTTGCCGCAGGCGTGTTTTTGTTAGGGCGATTTTATCCCATATTCAACCAGCACGAGTTAACCATATTGGCCATTGCCGGCTGCTTTACCGCTTTTATGGCGGCCACTATAGCGCTCACCAAAAACGACCTGAAGCGTGTCCTCGCTTACTCTACTATATCGCAATTGGGTTATATGGTAATGGCTATGGGTATCGGCGCTTATTCGTCGTCATTATTTCACCTGGCCGCACACGCGTTTTTCAAATGTCTTTTGTTTTTGGCCGCAGGCGTGATCATTCACGAAGTTCAGCATATTAAAGACGAATACCACCTCACTATTGACCCGCAGAACATCCTCTACATGGGCGGCCTGCGAAAGAAAATGCCGCTGACCTTTATAGCTTGCATTGTTGGTGGATTAGCACTGGTAGGTTTACCTTTAACATCCGGCTACCTTTCAAAAGATGGCATCCTGATACAATCCTTTGAGTGGTCCGAAGGTAAAAACTGGATATATAAATTAATTCCAATAGGGGCGTTGGTCACCAGTTGGCTCACCGCTTTTTATGTTGCCCGGTTGATAGCAAAGGTGTTTTTTGGCGAGTTCAAAATGATACAGTTTAACCCGTCTATCAAACTGCACATCGGCGATGGCGGCTGGCAATATCGCGTTCCGCTGATGTTTTTGTCGGTTTGCTGCCTTTTCCCGCTGTTCTCATTTAATCCTGTATTGTATGAAAGAGCCTGGATATTCAGCGGTTTTCCGGTCATAACCGGTCTTGATAGGGTGAACATCTACCACACCATAATCCCGGTACTGGTTAACCTGGTTGCGGTATTGGTACTGTATTGGGCATGGAGCATCTACATCAAACTAAAAGCATTGCCGCTGCCCGAATCGGGTTTCCTTTTCAGGTTGTCTTACAACGAATGGTATATTGATAAACTTTACCAAAAGGTTGTCGTATTGCCGGTAATGGCGCTAAGCAAAACTGCCCGCTGGTTCGACCTCAATATTATCGACGGTTTTATACATTTGCTGGCGAATATTGGCGTGGCAGGGTCGAAGATTGCCGGGTGGTCCGATCGTTATATTATCGACGGTATTTTACACATGGTTGCGTCTTTGGTTGTGGCTATAGGTAGTTTTGCCCGCCGGTTCCAAAACGGCAGGGTGCAGTATTACCTGTTTAGTATGCTGGCGGTTATATTGGTTATATTTATTTTGAAAACGGTTTTTTGA
- a CDS encoding NADH-quinone oxidoreductase subunit J family protein, with translation MTMVKVMFYLMSFVAVASGLYIAASKNLVRSVFMFFVTLMALAGLYVLASADFVAITQIVVYVGGILVLIIFAFMLSGRESLAGIQQQESRFISISKLPALLLAVLFFIVMLNILLKVNGDQLIWVQKAIAGKNVVKPGDATVNNIGINLMSHYLLPFEVISILLLMALVGAAHISRKEKSL, from the coding sequence ATGACGATGGTTAAGGTGATGTTTTATCTGATGAGTTTTGTCGCCGTTGCGTCGGGCTTATACATTGCAGCAAGTAAAAACCTGGTCCGCAGTGTGTTCATGTTTTTTGTAACGCTGATGGCACTGGCCGGGTTATACGTGCTCGCCAGCGCTGATTTTGTTGCCATCACACAGATAGTGGTATATGTTGGCGGGATATTGGTATTGATCATATTTGCATTTATGCTTTCGGGCAGAGAGAGCCTTGCAGGCATTCAGCAACAGGAGAGTCGCTTTATCAGTATAAGTAAATTGCCTGCTTTGCTGCTTGCTGTGCTCTTCTTTATCGTGATGCTAAATATACTATTGAAAGTAAATGGCGATCAATTGATATGGGTGCAAAAGGCGATAGCAGGTAAAAATGTAGTTAAGCCAGGCGACGCCACGGTTAACAACATAGGCATCAACCTGATGAGTCATTATTTGCTGCCGTTCGAGGTAATATCCATTTTATTGCTGATGGCCCTTGTAGGCGCTGCGCATATATCACGAAAGGAGAAAAGCTTATGA
- a CDS encoding serine hydrolase domain-containing protein, with protein sequence MKKLILSAFILFIVQPSSAQRNIKRPDGGTMTAAAIDKVVHKLMDTAEVTGLCIRIISNNQPAYIKAYGFANKAKKQLNDTATSFYAASLAKPLFAYTVLQLAQDGVIDLDKPLYTYLPKPLPEYDNYKELAGDDRWKLITARDCLRHSTGFPNWRDADPGKKMGIYFTPGTHYAYSGEGIQLLQMVVEAVTHRSLEDIAREKIFIPFGMTKTSFLWQPRFEEDYAVGHNIQEDTLHKDRYTHVYAAGSMETTIADYMRFIAAVMQHQRLGNKYWGQAFSPQIVINSKTQMFSLDTTSVADNSKIQLAYGLGWGLFQTPYGRAFFKEGHGFGWQHYSIAIPQQKTALIIMSNSDNAESIFTELVQKLTGVTIPFEWESYHPYRGTAKLAEEQLRMFTGVWHNERYDTTVSLVNGRLKVEAPKVGLPPTNIYPENDHHLFLKIMETDLEFVKGADGKFVKAIADDEGEHYELTRVK encoded by the coding sequence ATGAAGAAACTTATCCTATCTGCATTTATCCTCTTTATCGTCCAGCCTTCATCGGCCCAGCGAAACATCAAAAGGCCTGATGGGGGTACGATGACGGCTGCGGCCATCGATAAAGTAGTCCACAAATTAATGGACACCGCGGAGGTCACAGGTCTGTGTATCCGCATTATCAGCAACAACCAGCCCGCTTATATAAAAGCCTATGGTTTTGCAAATAAAGCCAAAAAGCAACTGAACGATACGGCAACAAGCTTTTATGCCGCGTCGCTGGCTAAGCCACTGTTTGCCTATACTGTGCTGCAGCTGGCGCAGGACGGCGTTATCGACCTGGATAAACCCTTGTACACTTACCTGCCAAAGCCGTTGCCTGAGTATGACAATTATAAGGAACTGGCAGGTGATGACCGATGGAAATTGATAACAGCGCGCGACTGTCTACGGCATTCAACTGGCTTCCCCAACTGGCGTGACGCCGACCCGGGCAAAAAAATGGGCATCTATTTTACACCCGGTACGCATTATGCTTATTCGGGCGAAGGCATACAACTATTGCAGATGGTGGTTGAAGCGGTTACCCATCGCAGTTTGGAGGATATAGCCCGGGAAAAAATATTTATCCCTTTTGGAATGACCAAAACCAGCTTTTTGTGGCAGCCACGTTTTGAGGAAGATTATGCCGTCGGTCATAACATACAAGAGGACACATTACATAAAGACAGGTACACGCATGTATATGCGGCCGGCTCGATGGAAACGACTATTGCTGATTATATGCGATTTATTGCCGCAGTAATGCAGCATCAACGGCTCGGTAATAAATATTGGGGCCAGGCGTTTTCGCCACAGATTGTGATCAATTCTAAAACGCAGATGTTTTCACTCGACACAACATCGGTAGCCGATAACAGCAAAATACAGTTGGCATACGGCCTGGGCTGGGGACTTTTCCAAACACCTTATGGTCGGGCATTTTTTAAAGAAGGCCATGGATTTGGATGGCAGCATTATTCGATCGCCATTCCGCAGCAAAAGACCGCTCTGATCATTATGAGTAACAGTGACAATGCTGAAAGTATCTTTACTGAACTGGTTCAGAAACTAACCGGCGTAACCATTCCTTTCGAATGGGAGAGCTATCATCCTTATCGCGGCACAGCTAAGTTAGCCGAAGAGCAATTAAGAATGTTTACCGGCGTGTGGCACAATGAACGATATGACACTACGGTCAGCCTGGTAAATGGGAGATTAAAAGTCGAAGCGCCAAAAGTTGGACTGCCGCCGACAAACATCTATCCCGAAAACGACCATCATCTATTCCTAAAGATAATGGAGACGGATTTGGAATTTGTAAAGGGTGCGGACGGAAAATTCGTCAAAGCAATAGCGGATGACGAGGGTGAGCATTATGAATTGACGCGCGTGAAATAA
- a CDS encoding complex I subunit 4 family protein, translating into MILSLLIFIPLLFALVIIVLPSSMRAGFKYIALLATLVQLGISIWMYLHFQTGIHFGGVSNEGQFQFVQKIPWINLDLGGMGKMQVDYFVGIDGISITLVLMTSLVMVIAALASWEIKSNLKGFFSLFLLLNTAVIGVFCALDFFLFYIFYELMLLPLYFLIGMWGGARREYAAIKFFLYTLFGSVFMLLVMVGLYLSVKDPATGSHTFNIIQMMNPANYDSSSVFSVLAHKTILGMPARTVGFVVLFIAFAIKVPIVPLHTWLPDAHVEAPTPVSIILAGILLKVGGYGIIRICLGIFPEIASSGAFWLGLLGVISIIYGALNALAQRDLKRLIAYSSVSHMGFVLLGIASQTPEGISGALMQMVSHGFLSAMLFFLVGVVYNRVHDRDIYNFRGLATLMPKYTTFVMIAFFASLGIPGLSAFIGEAFSLLGAFESSSVNGYLPYWMAICGSVGIVLSAAYFLWTLQRMFFGTLSLKGGDVWKTALADLDLREILALMPLALITLVLGVMPSLVFDKINDSVLALVHFLK; encoded by the coding sequence ATGATTTTATCGCTGCTCATATTCATACCGCTGCTGTTTGCACTTGTCATCATTGTGCTGCCGTCATCGATGCGCGCGGGGTTCAAATATATTGCTTTGCTGGCAACGCTGGTTCAGCTGGGTATCAGTATATGGATGTACCTGCATTTTCAAACAGGGATACATTTTGGTGGGGTGAGCAATGAAGGACAATTCCAGTTCGTTCAAAAAATACCGTGGATCAACCTGGACCTTGGCGGCATGGGCAAAATGCAGGTCGACTATTTTGTAGGGATAGATGGCATTTCCATTACACTGGTGCTCATGACGTCGCTGGTAATGGTTATTGCTGCACTTGCTTCCTGGGAGATCAAAAGCAATCTCAAAGGGTTTTTTAGCTTATTCCTGTTACTGAATACGGCGGTCATCGGCGTTTTCTGCGCGCTCGATTTCTTCCTGTTCTACATCTTTTATGAATTGATGTTGCTGCCTCTGTACTTCCTGATAGGTATGTGGGGCGGCGCAAGGCGCGAATATGCCGCTATCAAGTTTTTCCTTTATACCTTATTCGGCTCGGTATTTATGCTGCTGGTAATGGTGGGTCTGTATCTTTCAGTGAAAGACCCTGCTACCGGAAGCCATACATTCAATATCATCCAGATGATGAACCCGGCTAATTATGACTCAAGTTCGGTATTCTCGGTGCTGGCGCATAAAACCATTTTGGGCATGCCGGCCCGTACCGTTGGCTTTGTGGTGTTGTTTATTGCATTTGCTATCAAGGTACCCATAGTTCCGTTACACACCTGGCTGCCCGATGCGCACGTTGAGGCGCCTACACCGGTTTCCATCATCCTTGCGGGTATATTGCTAAAAGTAGGCGGGTACGGCATTATCCGTATCTGCCTGGGTATTTTCCCCGAGATAGCCTCATCCGGTGCGTTCTGGCTTGGTTTGCTGGGTGTAATATCCATCATTTACGGCGCCCTTAACGCATTGGCTCAGCGCGACCTTAAACGGCTTATTGCATACTCATCTGTTTCGCACATGGGTTTTGTATTGCTCGGCATTGCATCGCAAACCCCTGAAGGTATAAGCGGCGCCCTGATGCAGATGGTAAGCCATGGATTCCTGTCAGCTATGTTATTCTTCCTGGTTGGAGTGGTGTATAACCGGGTGCATGACCGTGATATTTACAATTTCCGTGGCCTGGCAACGCTGATGCCGAAGTATACCACGTTCGTGATGATCGCCTTTTTTGCTTCGCTTGGCATACCCGGATTATCCGCTTTTATCGGCGAAGCGTTTTCACTGCTGGGTGCTTTCGAATCATCGTCTGTCAACGGCTATTTGCCGTATTGGATGGCCATATGCGGCTCGGTTGGTATAGTATTAAGCGCGGCATATTTTCTTTGGACATTACAGCGTATGTTTTTCGGCACCTTGTCGCTAAAAGGCGGCGATGTATGGAAAACCGCGTTGGCCGACCTGGATTTGCGCGAAATTCTGGCGTTGATGCCTTTAGCATTAATTACGCTCGTTTTAGGCGTAATGCCTTCGCTGGTATTTGATAAGATCAACGATTCGGTGCTGGCGCTGGTGCATTTTTTAAAATAA
- a CDS encoding TonB-dependent receptor plug domain-containing protein, with protein sequence MKKNTNVIAKNPATVVARNSLSRTCFGKAISELSQSTDRLHFARYMPGIFVIVLCLLFSLSSSAQNADATQKDTSKTSFTGNTKPLVILDGMLYKGDIKSIDPNTIMNVAILKGNNATSVYGADASAGAIVIKTKNYKAKADTSKLSPPLHTGPVMAKRPLIILDGKEYTKDLKTIDPHTIASINVLKNKNATDKYGPKAANGVLEITTKK encoded by the coding sequence ATGAAAAAAAATACAAACGTCATTGCGAAAAATCCCGCTACCGTCGTGGCGAGGAACAGCTTGTCCCGAACTTGTTTCGGGAAAGCCATCTCTGAACTATCCCAGTCAACGGACCGTCTTCATTTTGCGAGATACATGCCAGGGATATTCGTTATAGTGCTTTGTTTATTGTTTTCTTTGAGTTCTTCGGCACAAAACGCTGATGCGACACAAAAAGATACTTCAAAAACTTCATTTACCGGTAACACTAAACCATTGGTCATTTTGGATGGAATGCTTTATAAAGGCGACATCAAAAGCATCGATCCTAATACGATTATGAATGTTGCAATTTTGAAAGGAAATAATGCAACGTCAGTTTATGGTGCAGATGCTTCGGCTGGTGCGATCGTAATAAAGACAAAAAACTATAAAGCAAAGGCTGATACTTCAAAACTATCACCGCCGCTGCATACCGGTCCTGTAATGGCTAAAAGGCCCCTCATTATCTTAGATGGTAAAGAATATACAAAGGATTTGAAAACCATCGACCCCCATACAATTGCAAGTATCAATGTGCTAAAAAACAAGAACGCCACAGATAAATACGGGCCAAAGGCAGCGAATGGAGTTTTGGAGATAACGACAAAAAAATAA